A region from the Nocardia terpenica genome encodes:
- a CDS encoding CoA transferase, with amino-acid sequence MVERERGTISPLAGLRVVEFGHYLAGPLTGVLLADQGADVLTVVPPTGSGLDPATTAILRRGKRVRSADLRDRDARAAVRDRVERADVVIENFRPGVMDRLGFGYEQVAATNPAVIYLSLPGFSRHDDRAAMPGWEGVIAAACGFYTDLSLPGAVLDAPPTYTALPLPSIYAGVHGAIAVAAAVFARLRHGAGDRIEVPLLDAAMSAAAGLVYRVRDQPDRYNMPPAPRRLLDLLSDIRLPRSLSRTPPGRWSARSTAWLGELTDRLSPPLFANYRCADDRYLFLCAMDNEKHIARLLDVTGLAATAADLGFVQGNCLDVPPSHRNINAYRGTSPRWMRLRRALSRVFATRPAMEWERRLTEAGVPAAVQRSTTEWIEHTLATASGIVRHIDDRAEPGVTVDLSAAARGLPAFAPGPPRPHPRTPWLHGITVLDLSNVIAGPSCARTLAEFGADIIQVAPTAPRMGPRQTLHFGLEVNAGKRGIAVDLTTDAGRRILHELTARSDVLAHNCLPRQAARLGFDPVTAHGINDRLITVAVTAFGGPATDIHDDLPGYDPTLQAATGIMTRYGGTHTPALHGLASCVDYVTGYSGAYAAILGLIARARGARHIHARTSLARLATWVQLPFLNAHGPQPSGLDARGTGPTDRIYRARDGWLFLSAGRPDAPTPADLAAMIEKMTVTDAIDHARSRGWAAHRVVNARTMRRLATTVSPPDPSAPLRSGQVRIAAHPSGLRYWVPVASWVRSDLTPRHELAPAPHPGQHTDEILTALGYSDTAIADLHCHGIVTDRWFDGDAYLPD; translated from the coding sequence ATGGTCGAACGAGAGCGCGGGACGATCTCGCCCTTGGCCGGGCTGCGGGTGGTGGAGTTCGGTCATTACCTGGCCGGACCCCTGACCGGCGTCCTCCTCGCCGATCAGGGTGCCGACGTGCTGACCGTCGTGCCGCCGACCGGTAGCGGCCTCGATCCGGCGACCACGGCAATCCTGCGGCGGGGCAAGCGGGTTCGGTCGGCGGACCTGCGCGACCGGGACGCCCGCGCCGCGGTGCGGGACCGGGTCGAACGGGCCGACGTGGTGATCGAGAACTTCCGGCCCGGGGTCATGGACCGGCTGGGTTTCGGTTACGAGCAGGTAGCCGCGACCAACCCGGCGGTGATCTACCTGTCGCTGCCCGGGTTCTCCCGCCACGACGACCGGGCCGCCATGCCCGGCTGGGAGGGCGTGATCGCGGCGGCGTGTGGCTTCTACACCGACCTGTCGCTGCCGGGCGCGGTGCTCGACGCCCCGCCGACCTACACGGCGCTGCCGCTCCCGTCGATCTATGCGGGGGTGCACGGCGCGATCGCCGTCGCGGCGGCGGTATTCGCGCGCCTGCGCCACGGGGCGGGCGACCGGATCGAGGTGCCGCTGCTGGACGCGGCGATGTCGGCCGCCGCGGGGCTGGTGTATCGGGTCCGGGATCAGCCCGATCGGTACAACATGCCACCGGCGCCCCGGCGGCTGCTCGACCTGCTGTCGGATATTCGGTTGCCGCGCAGCCTTTCCCGCACGCCGCCGGGCCGGTGGTCCGCCCGCAGTACCGCCTGGCTCGGGGAGCTGACCGATCGGTTGTCGCCGCCGCTGTTCGCCAACTATCGCTGCGCCGACGACCGGTATCTGTTCCTGTGCGCCATGGACAACGAGAAACACATCGCCCGGCTGCTCGACGTGACGGGCCTGGCCGCCACGGCCGCCGATCTCGGTTTCGTCCAGGGCAATTGCCTCGATGTGCCGCCGTCGCACCGCAATATCAATGCCTACCGGGGCACTTCGCCGCGGTGGATGCGGCTGCGCCGGGCCCTGTCTCGCGTCTTCGCCACCCGCCCGGCGATGGAGTGGGAGCGGCGCTTGACCGAGGCCGGAGTGCCCGCCGCGGTGCAGCGCAGCACGACCGAGTGGATCGAACACACCCTCGCCACGGCGTCGGGGATCGTCCGCCACATCGACGATCGTGCGGAACCCGGTGTCACCGTGGACCTTTCGGCGGCTGCCCGGGGCTTGCCCGCCTTCGCGCCCGGCCCGCCCCGCCCGCACCCGCGGACTCCGTGGCTGCACGGGATCACGGTGCTGGATCTGTCCAATGTGATCGCGGGCCCCTCCTGCGCCCGCACCCTCGCCGAATTCGGTGCCGACATCATCCAGGTCGCACCGACCGCGCCCCGCATGGGTCCGCGCCAGACCCTGCATTTCGGTCTCGAGGTCAATGCGGGCAAGCGCGGCATCGCCGTCGATCTCACCACCGACGCCGGGCGGCGAATCCTGCACGAGCTGACGGCCCGGTCCGACGTGCTCGCGCACAACTGCCTGCCGCGGCAGGCCGCGCGCCTGGGCTTCGATCCCGTTACGGCGCATGGGATCAACGATCGGCTGATCACCGTCGCCGTCACCGCATTCGGCGGCCCGGCCACCGACATCCATGACGATCTCCCCGGCTACGACCCGACCTTGCAGGCGGCCACGGGCATCATGACACGCTACGGCGGCACCCACACGCCCGCCCTCCACGGCCTGGCATCGTGCGTCGACTACGTCACCGGCTACTCCGGCGCCTACGCGGCAATTCTCGGATTGATCGCCCGCGCCCGCGGCGCCCGCCACATCCACGCCCGAACCTCGCTCGCCCGCCTGGCAACCTGGGTGCAACTCCCATTCCTCAACGCGCACGGGCCGCAACCGTCCGGCCTCGACGCCCGCGGCACCGGACCCACCGACCGGATCTACCGCGCCCGCGACGGCTGGCTGTTCCTCAGCGCGGGCCGACCCGACGCCCCGACTCCCGCCGACCTGGCCGCCATGATCGAAAAAATGACCGTGACCGACGCCATCGACCATGCCCGTTCGCGCGGCTGGGCCGCTCACCGTGTGGTCAACGCTCGAACCATGCGACGCCTGGCTACCACCGTCAGCCCACCCGACCCGTCCGCGCCGCTCCGCTCGGGACAGGTCCGAATTGCCGCCCACCCCAGCGGATTACGCTACTGGGTTCCGGTCGCCTCCTGGGTGCGCAGCGACCTCACACCCCGCCACGAACTCGCTCCGGCACCGCATCCCGGCCAGCACACCGACGAAATCCTCACCGCCCTCGGCTATTCCGACACCGCCATCGCCGACCTGCATTGCCACGGCATCGTCACCGACCGATGGTTCGACGGCGACGCCTACCTACCCGACTGA